CTACTCTGGGATCAGAAAGGCAGGTCCGCATGCCCTTTTGGAACCGGAAGCGGAACGGCATCACCTTCGTCTTCAAGTCGGACCCGCTGGACGACACGATGGCGCACATCTACGCCCGCCACCGGAAGACCGAGGCGCAGGCGATGGCTGTCTGGTTCGGCTTCACCGAGGAGCGTTGGAACGAAGCGCGCCAGCGGTTCGAGTCTTTCACGGACACCGAAGGCTTGTACTGGAAGTGGCACGAGAAGGACACGGACAACACCCTCGTCCTGATCATCAGCTGCTTCGACCGCCGCGAAGGCGAGTAAGGAGGCCCTCATGACGACCCCCACCCCGCGCGCCCGACGCGCTGCGCCAGAGCCCGGGCTGACGGCTGCGCAGGTCGAGGCGGAAATGAGCGCGCGCGAGCCCTTCCCCTTCGATGACCCGGCCGCGGAGGCCCGCGCCGAGGCCGCGATCGCGGAGGCCGACGCGGAGCTGGCTGCTCGCAAGGCCCACGTCACCTTCCGCTGGGAGGTGGCGCCGCTCGACGTCGTGCGGCAGGCGGCAGAACTGGCGGGCGTGCCGTACCAGACGTGGATGAAACAGGTGCTCTACAAGGAGGCGGTTGCGGCCATCACGGCGGCTCGCGCGGTGGATCCGCGTGCCCGCAGGCTCAACGGGGCCACCTGATAGCCTGGAAGCGCCTGGTGATTCTCAGGAGGCTCTTCGGAGAAGGTTTTGGATGTGCCGACCGCACGCCATCCCCGCTACCGCCGGTTCGGAGATCCGTTCGGAGAAAAGTTCGGAGATCTCTGTTGCCGGACCTCCGGGTCCGCCAGCGCCTCTAAGAACCGGGCCACCAGGGTTCGATAACTGTCACGTTGGGGGTACTAGGCACTTCGCCCCACCTGTTGATTCAGGTGGGGCCTTGTTTTGGGCTCTTTTATTGAAGCCGGTCCACCGCCCATCGGTGCATCGGAACTCCCCGAGGATTCTGATGGGACGGCTATTTTCGTAGTTCGATCCCTGTTCGGGGGGAGTCTTGGAAGACCTGCCACCGGGTGGTTCGTCGCGGCGAAGCGCTCGGGTATAATGCTCTCGTTCCGCGCATCTGAGGGCATGTCATGGCCACCAAGGACGATCTTCATCGCCTGGTCGATCAACTCGCCGACACCGAAACCGAGGAAGCCATCGGGCTCCTGGTGGCCCTGCTGCGTGACAAGGGCCATCCCGGGCCGGACGAGGAGTCGAAGGCGTGGCTGGATGCCGACCTGGCCCCGCCCCTGCCACCCTTTGATTGGGGCCCCGAGGCGCCGCCCGTGGGCAAGCCCGTGACTTACGTGCCCGGCATCGGCCTGGTGGTCGAGGGCGGCAAGTAGGTGGGCGTGGGCTAGGCCGTGGCCTGATCCGGGTTGTCGAGGTCGGACAGGAGCTTGATCTCGACCTCCCCGTCCGGGAAGCTCGCGATCATGCGGAACTGACCGCCCATGGCCTTGATGTAGCTCTCGAGCGAGCTCAGGTACATGTCCGTCCGCTTCTCGATCTTCGACACGGCGCCCTGACCGACGCCCAGCGTCCGGGCCAGGTTCATCTGCGTGAGCTTTCTTGCCTCCCGCAACTCCGCGAGGGCCATCTGCCGAAGCATCGTGTCGGTTTCCTTCGCGGCGTCTGCCACGACCGCAGGGTCGAGCTTCGCCTTGAGCGCATCGAGCGGCTTAGCCTTTGGCATCGTCGTCGTCCTCCAAGCTCTTCAGGTGGGCGTCATACAGGTCGTCTGCGATCGGGAGGTGGGTCCTGTACCAGCGGTCATCCCCCGTCTTGTCGCCCCCCAGCAGCAGAATGGCGGCCCGGTTCGGGTCGAAGGCGTAGAGCACGCGGTAAGGCTGGCCGCCGACCTGAACCCGCAACTCACGCACGTGACCGTGCCGGGACCCGGCTACAGCTGAGCTGTGAGGAAACGGCAACGCGGGCCCTCTGGCCTCCAGCAGTCCGATGCTGGCAAGGAGCTTCGTTTACTTCTTCGCTGTCAGCCCGAGGAACCACTGATCGAAGGTGTCGGTCGTGAGAACCGTATATGACACATGAGGATTATACCTCGGAGGGAATAAATCTTCACTGCCCACCACCCGCCATGGTCCAGTGGGTCTCCAACCCTCAGGCTCTCAGGCGTCGCCATCTCAGCCTGGTTTTGCCTCGTGTAACCTGGCCCGAACTCAGCAGTTGCGGGACTTCCGGCTCTGCCAGCGCCTCGAAAAACCTGGTCACCAGAGTTCGATAACTGTCACGTTGGGGGTACTTCTGAAGTGGCCTCGACTGTAGATGCAGTTGAGGCCACTGTTTCGAACACTTTGGGGGCTTGGGGTATGGCTCGTACCAGCGCTCCCTGAGCGCCCGAATGTCCCGGCGGTTGGGGGCTCTCACCGGTTCGAGCCCCGTTGGGGCTTCAGACCGTCTCGAAGAAAACCGCTGGTGAGACCTGAAACCTCCTTGCGAGGCCTTCGATGTGGGACTTGTTCAGCTCCCGCTTGCCGGAGAGCACCTCCGAGAGGATCGACGGCGTCTTGAAGATGTCGACGAGGTCCTTCTGCTTCAGGTTGTGCTGGTCCATGAGGAACCGGACCATCTCGACCCCGCTCACGTCGGCAACTGGATCGTTCGACGCTTCATAGGCAGCCACCAGCTGGGTGATCAGGCTCAGGTATTCCTGCTCCGAGGGATGGAGTTCCGGTTTGGCCAGCAAGCCCTCGATGATCGCGATGGCCTGCTCATAATCTTGCTCGTCGTGCAGCGCCCGCGGGACGAAGCGGGCGATGAGCGCGTCGTAGATGACGTCAGAGCCAAGGATCATGCTTCCACCCTCCCTTGTCGTATTCCGCGTGCGTCAGGATGCTGCGAAGGAAGACTGTCCCATTCGTGGGTCCCACGCGGTAAGTCACCTTGGCGATCAGCCTGAACTTGTTCCCGCCCAGGTTGAACACCGTGAGCCGCCCCACCAGGTCTGCCGAGGGAAAGGTCTGCCGGAGCTCGACGAAGTTGCTCCACGAGGCCTGGCTGACGATCTTGAACCAGGCTTCGAGCGGTTTCTGGGCGGCGGCGTTGGCAGCGAAGAAGTCGGCCAGCTTGCGGCGGGAGATGATGTGCATCGCGCTGGTATCATATTCGCATTTTGCGAAAATCAAGTCAAGGCCCCTTGTGGGCAGCCCCGGCGATCGTTCACGCAAGTCGTCGGGCAAGGTTAGAGCCGAGCGACCGCAGCGATCCCCGTGGGCGCCGGCTCGGAGCCAGGTTCGGAAATCGCACCTGACAGCCTTCCGGGTTCGATCCCGGTTGGGGCCTCTGGCTGCCGAACGGGGCACACGACCGCCATTCCAGTGGGGACAGCCGGCAGCAGCCTTCCCGTAGTTGGCCCAGGCCCTTCCAGTCGTCTTGCCACGTCCCCTGTGCAGGCCGGAACGAGTCTGGCCGGCCGGCGCCACCACCAGAGCGAGGCTACCGCCCAGGCCCGACACGTGTTAAGTAACAAGGGACCGCGTCGAGGTCTGACGCGCTGCCTCCGCGCGTCGCGTCGTCCCACCGCTCTCCGAGCCAGGTCACCGCCTCATGAAGACAGTGCTCATCGCCGATGACGACGAGAAGCTTCGCTTCATCATCGAACTGAACCTGAACATGGCCGGCTACCAGGTGGTCTCCGCCACGAACGGTGTGGAGGCGCTTCGGGCTGCCCGCGAGCACGAGCCAGACCTGATCATCCTCGACGTCATGATGCCCCAGATGGACGGCCTCACCGTCTGCCGCACCCTGCGCGAGGAGCCTGGGTACCCGGACAGCTCCATCCTGTTCCTGACGGCTCGGGACCAGCTGACAGACAAGGGCCTGGGCTTCGATGCCGGTGGCGACGACTACCTTGTCAAGCCCTTCGCGCCGCAGGAACTGCTTTGGCGGTGCGAGGCCCTGCTCAGGCGCCTGCGGCGGCCGGCGTTGGTGGAGCACGAGCGCGTCTGCGGGCGGCTGCGTTTGTTGCCGGCGACCTACGAGGTGGAGGTCGACGGGGAGCGTCGGACGCTCACCCGGATCGAGTTTCTCCTTCTCAGTTGCCTGGCCGACGCCGAGGGGGAGGTCGTGCCGAATGGGGTGTTGCAGCTACGCGTCTGGGGCCACGAAGATGACAGCAGCCTCGCGGCGCTTCGGGTCCATGTGAACCGCCTGCGCCAGAGCCTCGAGCCCGACCCCGGGGCGCCCCGGTTTGTCCGGACCGTGCGCGGGCGTGGCTACCAGCTGGTGCCCGACTGACATGCCACGCGCCCTTTTCGCACCCACGGCTTATGCCCTGGTGGCCTTCGCCTTCGCCACCATCCTGGCGGTCCTCGTGGTGACTGGCGTGGTGCTGCGTCACGAGGCCGAGCGGGTCCATGGCCAGACGCACGAGATCATGGAAAACGCCGTCCCCAGTGTGGTCGCCGCGACCCGGCTGAAGGACCTCGTGCTCGGATTTCCCACGTCATCGACGCTGTCCGACAGCGACGATGAGCGCCAGTACTCAGCGGCGGTCGCACGGTTCCGCGACGTCCTCACCCACCAGCAGCAGGCAGCGACCTTTTTCCCCGGTGAGCGGCAACAGCTCGACGTGGTCGAGGGGGCCTTCCAGCGCTACCTGACGCTGGAACGCGAAACCCGGGGGGAGCCGCCCGCGGCCCGCCGGAAGGTCGATCGGGCGCGCGAGCGCCTTGCTGCGGCGTGTGAACGCTTCGGCACGATTAACGAGCAAGGGATGAGCGGCGCGCAGGCGATCCTCGCGGAGGTGGCGGCCCGGGAGGAGCGGGTGCTGCTGATCGGGCTCGGCGTGGCCGTCGTCACGGCGCTCATCTGGGCCGTGCTGCTGGCGGGGGCGATCGCCCGGCCGCTCGCGATCCTCGCCCAAGAGGTCGGCGGCATGCCGTTCCGGGGCCCCATCGTGGCCAGCCGCCTGGGCCGGCTGGTGCCCCGTGAGTTCCTCGCCGTCGGCCACGAGTTGGAGCGGACGGCGGCCATCTTGCGCGAGGCGGCGGAGGCCCGAGAGGTGGTCGCCCGGCAGCTGGAGGCCTCCCTGGCCCGGGAGGTGGCCCTCAATGGGGACCTCGCGAGCACGAACGCCGCGCTGGACCGCGAGGTGGCTCGGCAGACGGCCAACTTGGCCGAGGCCAACCGCACCCTGACCCGCCTGGTGGCAGAGCTGCAGGAGATGGCACAGTCCAAGGCCTCGTTCTACGCAGCGGTCAGCCACGAGCTGCGCACCCCGGTGGCCGTGATCAAGGGCGGGGCTCTCACGCTCGCTGGCCTGGGAGGTCGCCTGGAGAGGGAAGCCGCCGAACGGCTGCTGGCGAACATCGTGAGCGAGGCTGACGATCTGGCGCGCCTGGTCGAGGACCTCCTCGACGCCGCGCGGATGGACGCCGGCTCGTTCGGCATCACGCCGGA
The sequence above is a segment of the Candidatus Sericytochromatia bacterium genome. Coding sequences within it:
- a CDS encoding helix-turn-helix transcriptional regulator, with translation MPKAKPLDALKAKLDPAVVADAAKETDTMLRQMALAELREARKLTQMNLARTLGVGQGAVSKIEKRTDMYLSSLESYIKAMGGQFRMIASFPDGEVEIKLLSDLDNPDQATA
- a CDS encoding response regulator transcription factor, with amino-acid sequence MKTVLIADDDEKLRFIIELNLNMAGYQVVSATNGVEALRAAREHEPDLIILDVMMPQMDGLTVCRTLREEPGYPDSSILFLTARDQLTDKGLGFDAGGDDYLVKPFAPQELLWRCEALLRRLRRPALVEHERVCGRLRLLPATYEVEVDGERRTLTRIEFLLLSCLADAEGEVVPNGVLQLRVWGHEDDSSLAALRVHVNRLRQSLEPDPGAPRFVRTVRGRGYQLVPD
- a CDS encoding HAMP domain-containing sensor histidine kinase: MAFAFATILAVLVVTGVVLRHEAERVHGQTHEIMENAVPSVVAATRLKDLVLGFPTSSTLSDSDDERQYSAAVARFRDVLTHQQQAATFFPGERQQLDVVEGAFQRYLTLERETRGEPPAARRKVDRARERLAAACERFGTINEQGMSGAQAILAEVAAREERVLLIGLGVAVVTALIWAVLLAGAIARPLAILAQEVGGMPFRGPIVASRLGRLVPREFLAVGHELERTAAILREAAEAREVVARQLEASLAREVALNGDLASTNAALDREVARQTANLAEANRTLTRLVAELQEMAQSKASFYAAVSHELRTPVAVIKGGALTLAGLGGRLEREAAERLLANIVSEADDLARLVEDLLDAARMDAGSFGITPEPEVDAGALVKGVLGSVAPLFEEQELRLELAIIEPLPLIEADPVRLRQALRNVLENAAKFSPAGRTVRVWAAAAEEAAQPCVVIEVADEGPGIPPALQPRLFQPFVQGEHAQGGTGLGLAITRQLLELHGGGIEVAANEAGGSTFRLWVPALAPGRVST
- a CDS encoding transcriptional regulator, with protein sequence MILGSDVIYDALIARFVPRALHDEQDYEQAIAIIEGLLAKPELHPSEQEYLSLITQLVAAYEASNDPVADVSGVEMVRFLMDQHNLKQKDLVDIFKTPSILSEVLSGKRELNKSHIEGLARRFQVSPAVFFETV
- a CDS encoding type II toxin-antitoxin system HigB family toxin, encoding MHIISRRKLADFFAANAAAQKPLEAWFKIVSQASWSNFVELRQTFPSADLVGRLTVFNLGGNKFRLIAKVTYRVGPTNGTVFLRSILTHAEYDKGGWKHDPWL